The window TAGGTATTATGAATGTAAACACTTAATTTAATTGATGCTAAATAGCTAATTAAATTGTAACCTTAGCTGTGAACTCTGTCATTGAGCATTTGGGTTACTatagtttagttcttcatgtaTATAGGACGTCACTTCCCGTTTGTTGCGGTCGCACGTATAGAGTTTGAGCTCCGTTAAGTAGATttcttattgtctgtttttcaatttaaaatcaaatttatacaccatcattttcgtttcttataacgtgtgaatataccccctgttgtattttacaactaaaacatcCGGATTACTTTGTTATAACTAGTTTTGTTTGATTTCCCGAGTTGCTAGCTTATAGCCCGTTAGCAGCACCAGCGTGGTTGCCGCTAATCctgcttgcattgtttacacactatttacacacattaccattgtttactcactgttacttgCTTTAAATGGCGAATTTGTGTCCACCTTTGAGTGCAGGTGAGGACACGTTCGAGCTGCACTCGTTGCAGCTCGAGCTGGAGGCCGTGGAGAAGCAGATTCAGGAGCTGTTGGTGCGGCAGACGGAGCTGAGAGAGCGGAGGGCCGCTCTGGAGTCCTCCCGGGTGAGTAACGTTATACAGCGCGATACTAACACTCTGACCACCTCTACTCCGTGTGCTTCTCTGCACAGGTCCCGTGCACCCTGGACGCGATCTTCCCAGATGTCCTTCACTCCGGCGCCGGGACACCACGGACCCTGGGTGCAGCAGCAGCGGAAGACGCGAGCCAGGCCCCGGCCGAGGACCTCGCCCCCTCCGCCGCCTCCGGTCTTCGAGATCTCCACCCGGAACCGCTTCGCTCCCCTTCGCGAGACGGAACGCGACGCTGTGATCGTCGGAGACTCCATTGTCCGGTACGTACGTGCTACTTTAGCTAAAGGTAAAGTCCACACCCACTGTTTTCCTGGTGCTCGCGTTCTCGATGTTTCTGCGCAGATACCCGCAATCCTGAAGGACGGCGAGAGCGTCGGCGCGATCGTTCTGCACGCGGGGGTGAACGACACCAGGCTGCGGCAGACGGAGGTTCTGAAGAGGGACTTCAGCAGCCTGATCGAGACGGTTCGCAGCACGTCGCCCGCGACGAGGATCATCGTGTCAGGACCGCTTCCCACGTATCGACGTGGGCACGAAAAGTTCAGTAGACTTcttgctctaaatgaatggttactgacatggtgtaaagaacagaaactgctctttgttaataattggaatcttttctgggagcgtcctaggcttttccgtgctgatggcctgcaccccagcagagtcggagcggagctgctgtcggacaacatctccaggacgctACGCTCCATTTGACTAGTAAGTACATCCTCAAATGATTGCTACGACggcttttgttctgaacgcttaaatgagagtacttgcactgtccaatctataaagactgtgtctgttcctcgaatagtgagatcaaaacataaatttaatgcaggatctagaaaaa of the Labeo rohita strain BAU-BD-2019 unplaced genomic scaffold, IGBB_LRoh.1.0 scaffold_1976, whole genome shotgun sequence genome contains:
- the LOC127159190 gene encoding uncharacterized protein LOC127159190; the protein is MYIGRHFPFVAVARIEFELREDTFELHSLQLELEAVEKQIQELLVRQTELRERRAALESSRVSNVIQRDTNTLTTSTPCASLHRSRAPWTRSSQMSFTPAPGHHGPWVQQQRKTRARPRPRTSPPPPPPVFEISTRNRFAPLRETERDAVIVGDSIVRYVRATLAKGKVHTHCFPGARVLDVSAQIPAILKDGESVGAIVLHAGVNDTRLRQTEVLKRDFSSLIETVRSTSPATRIIVSGPLPTYRRGHEKFSRLLALNEWLLTWCKEQKLLFVNNWNLFWERPRLFRADGLHPSRVGAELLSDNISRTLRSI